One region of Methanobacterium sp. genomic DNA includes:
- the sufC gene encoding Fe-S cluster assembly ATPase SufC, with protein MLLEITDLAVEVNGKEILSDIDLYIDKGETHVLLGPNGSGKSTLFMSILGFPKYSITRGEIIFKGNNITNLSTTERVKMGVGVSFQNPPAIRGVKLNDLLKIEHGETGEELSPEMRKLATKLKLDERFLERDVNLGFSGGEVKRSEILQLLAQQPDFIMFDEPDSGVDIENVELIAEEINVLLDKDKKPGMREKSGLLITHLGYILNFVNADIAHVLMDGKIACSGNPAEILEDIRKEGFKGCVECCRVH; from the coding sequence CTGCTACTTGAAATAACTGATTTAGCTGTTGAAGTTAACGGAAAAGAGATTTTAAGTGACATAGATTTGTATATCGACAAAGGAGAAACTCATGTTCTTTTAGGGCCAAATGGTTCTGGTAAAAGTACTTTATTCATGAGCATACTTGGATTTCCAAAGTACAGTATAACCAGAGGGGAAATTATCTTTAAAGGAAATAACATAACCAACTTATCTACTACAGAACGTGTAAAAATGGGGGTAGGTGTGAGTTTTCAAAATCCTCCAGCCATAAGAGGAGTGAAACTCAATGATCTCCTTAAAATCGAACACGGTGAAACTGGTGAAGAATTAAGCCCAGAAATGAGGAAGCTTGCAACTAAACTCAAACTTGATGAAAGATTCCTGGAAAGAGATGTTAATCTGGGATTTTCAGGCGGAGAAGTGAAGCGGTCTGAAATTTTACAGCTTCTTGCTCAACAACCAGACTTTATCATGTTTGATGAGCCTGATTCTGGAGTGGATATAGAAAATGTAGAGTTAATAGCTGAAGAAATTAATGTATTGCTTGATAAGGACAAGAAACCAGGTATGAGAGAAAAATCTGGTCTTCTTATAACTCACCTGGGCTATATTCTAAATTTCGTAAATGCAGATATCGCTCATGTGCTTATGGATGGTAAAATAGCCTGTTCAGGAAACCCGGCTGAAATTTTAGAAGACATTAGAAAAGAAGGATTTAAAGGATGTGTTGAATGTTGCAGAGTGCATTAG
- a CDS encoding hydrogenase iron-sulfur subunit produces the protein MAEDDIKIVMFCCNWCSYGGADTAGTARMQYPPNIRVIRVMCSGRIEPQFVLKAFKEGADGVLVTGCHHGDCHYDAGNYKLDRRMRLIYKLVEDLGIGKERVYHDWISASEGEKFAETVKMMVNRIKNLGPSPLKAQLQEVGAEA, from the coding sequence ATGGCTGAGGATGATATAAAAATCGTTATGTTTTGTTGTAACTGGTGCTCCTACGGTGGAGCAGACACTGCAGGTACTGCAAGGATGCAATATCCTCCGAACATACGTGTAATACGAGTAATGTGTTCAGGACGTATAGAACCACAATTTGTTCTAAAAGCATTCAAAGAAGGTGCAGACGGTGTACTTGTAACTGGTTGCCACCACGGAGACTGCCACTACGACGCAGGAAACTACAAATTAGACAGAAGAATGAGATTAATTTACAAACTGGTGGAAGATCTTGGAATTGGAAAAGAAAGAGTGTACCACGACTGGATCTCAGCATCAGAAGGGGAAAAATTCGCAGAAACAGTTAAAATGATGGTTAATCGCATTAAAAATCTGGGACCATCACCGCTTAAGGCACAATTACAGGAAGTAGGGGCGGAGGCATAA
- a CDS encoding F420-nonreducing hydrogenase — MAEGEKVKILTSWLSGCSGCHLSIADIHEAIIDVMELAEFEHSPVLMDVKYDEIPEVNVAIVEGGIRNDENLEMAHKIREKADIVIAYGTCAVYGGIPGLGNLFTNEELLNEAYLVCPSNINPENVLPSEEVPVFESRVRPLGEVIDVDLNIPGCPPRSDVTAEAIMALLTGKPVEIPNTNLCEVCPREKPPEGMAMDEIKRQFELGKPEEDVCLITQGLVCMGPATISLCGAECPSVAVPCRGCYGPTTRVEDQGAKMISAIGSDYGVEEDKTVDPEKVAEQLDDVVGTFYTFTLPASLVPMKVRKMEGK, encoded by the coding sequence ATGGCAGAAGGAGAAAAGGTTAAAATATTAACATCATGGCTTTCAGGATGTTCTGGCTGTCACTTATCCATTGCAGATATACACGAAGCAATTATTGATGTAATGGAACTTGCAGAATTTGAACACAGCCCAGTTTTGATGGATGTTAAATACGATGAAATTCCAGAAGTAAACGTTGCTATCGTTGAAGGTGGAATCAGAAACGATGAAAACCTTGAAATGGCACACAAAATCAGAGAAAAAGCAGATATCGTTATAGCATATGGTACATGTGCTGTTTACGGTGGAATCCCTGGACTTGGAAACTTATTTACTAATGAAGAACTTTTAAATGAAGCTTATTTAGTCTGTCCAAGTAACATAAACCCGGAAAATGTGCTTCCATCTGAAGAAGTACCAGTATTTGAAAGCAGAGTAAGGCCACTTGGTGAAGTTATAGATGTGGATTTAAATATCCCTGGATGCCCGCCAAGATCTGATGTTACTGCAGAGGCAATCATGGCTTTGCTTACAGGTAAACCTGTTGAAATACCAAACACAAACCTGTGTGAAGTTTGTCCAAGAGAAAAGCCGCCAGAAGGAATGGCAATGGACGAAATTAAAAGACAGTTTGAATTAGGTAAACCAGAAGAAGACGTATGCCTGATAACTCAGGGACTGGTATGCATGGGACCTGCAACAATTTCACTTTGTGGAGCAGAATGTCCAAGTGTCGCTGTTCCCTGCAGAGGTTGCTACGGACCAACTACCAGGGTAGAAGACCAGGGTGCTAAGATGATAAGTGCAATTGGATCTGACTACGGTGTAGAAGAAGATAAAACCGTTGACCCAGAAAAAGTTGCAGAACAATTAGACGATGTGGTAGGTACTTTCTACACATTCACACTTCCTGCTTCATTAGTACCTATGAAAGTAAGGAAAATGGAGGGAAAATAA
- the mvhA gene encoding F420-non-reducing hydrogenase subunit MvhA, protein MVKLTLEPVTRIEGHAKITVQLDDAGNVEDTKLHVMEFRGFEKFLQGRQIEDVPRIVPRICGICDVQHHLAATKAVDGIFGFAQEDVLPAAYKMRELMNWGSYMHSHALHFYFLAAPDFIAGKDRKTRNVFQIIKDAPELALQAIELRKNALSVVKAIGGRPIHPISNLPGGISTELDDETQKDLLAKAQRNIELAEATLQAAIPIFEENLDLVKELGYVETYHTGLVKDGVWDVYDGNVRMKDVQGNHYAEFAPGDYLDYIAEKTKPYSYLKFPYIKELGYPDGIYRVSPLSRLNVVDKMPAAASKAQDYLNEFKNKFGYAHEPLLYHWARLIELLACAECAADTLEQDLSGQKWQDSLEKTAGEGVGIVEAPRGTLTHHYATDEDGLVSKANIVVATIQNNPSMEMGIQKVARDYIKPGVEVDDSVFNLMEMVIRAYDPCLSCATHEIDSQMKLATIEVFDSQGNLINKI, encoded by the coding sequence ATGGTTAAATTAACACTTGAACCTGTAACAAGAATTGAAGGTCATGCTAAAATCACCGTTCAACTTGACGACGCTGGAAACGTGGAAGATACAAAACTTCACGTTATGGAATTCCGTGGATTTGAAAAATTCCTACAGGGAAGACAAATTGAAGACGTGCCAAGAATAGTACCAAGAATATGTGGTATCTGTGATGTACAGCACCACCTTGCAGCTACAAAAGCTGTTGACGGTATTTTTGGCTTTGCTCAAGAAGATGTTCTCCCTGCAGCTTACAAGATGAGAGAATTAATGAACTGGGGTTCATACATGCACTCCCACGCACTTCACTTCTATTTCCTGGCTGCACCTGACTTTATAGCTGGCAAAGACAGAAAAACAAGAAACGTCTTCCAGATCATTAAAGACGCCCCAGAATTAGCTTTACAGGCAATAGAACTCAGAAAAAACGCTCTTTCAGTAGTAAAAGCCATTGGTGGAAGGCCAATTCACCCAATATCAAACTTACCTGGTGGAATATCCACAGAACTTGATGATGAGACTCAAAAAGACCTTCTTGCAAAAGCACAAAGGAACATTGAATTAGCAGAAGCTACACTTCAAGCAGCAATTCCAATCTTTGAAGAAAACCTGGATCTTGTAAAAGAACTGGGTTACGTTGAAACATATCACACTGGTCTTGTAAAAGACGGGGTATGGGATGTATACGACGGAAATGTTAGAATGAAAGATGTTCAGGGTAACCACTATGCAGAATTTGCACCTGGCGACTACCTTGACTACATTGCAGAAAAAACCAAACCATATTCTTACCTGAAGTTCCCTTATATTAAGGAATTAGGTTACCCTGATGGTATTTACAGGGTCTCTCCACTTTCAAGGTTAAATGTAGTTGACAAAATGCCAGCTGCTGCAAGTAAAGCACAGGACTACCTCAACGAATTTAAAAACAAATTTGGTTACGCACATGAACCATTACTCTACCACTGGGCAAGACTTATAGAACTTTTAGCATGTGCAGAATGTGCTGCTGACACCTTAGAACAGGATTTATCTGGTCAGAAATGGCAAGATTCACTGGAAAAGACCGCTGGTGAAGGTGTAGGAATTGTAGAAGCACCAAGGGGAACATTAACTCACCACTATGCTACTGACGAAGATGGACTTGTAAGTAAAGCAAACATAGTAGTTGCAACAATCCAGAACAACCCTTCCATGGAAATGGGTATTCAGAAAGTTGCTCGTGACTACATAAAACCAGGTGTGGAAGTGGATGACAGTGTTTTCAACCTGATGGAGATGGTAATAAGAGCATACGACCCATGCCTATCATGTGCAACCCATGAAATTGACAGTCAAATGAAACTTGCAACCATTGAAGTTTTCGACAGCCAAGGAAACCTTATCAATAAAATTTAA
- a CDS encoding 4Fe-4S binding protein: MIVVNKEGCIRCGACEGVCPTEAIAVTPEDVIYCDMCAGEPEPKCVVTCPTGALKAEEMMLGDSGNAQTRIVFNPSACNECGECVAVCPPNVLKLEEGKVQKIPLHGFCVMCQKCVDICPVDVIGVEGIKEPKVIEKDITGPIAIIDCVGCGMCVPECPVDAITLPELGESIEIDEDACIKCGICAQTCPWNAVYISGKEPVKRSKEILAFDLDKETCIGCNLCVEACPGDFIKARPADLSVELPNICTACGLCEKVCPVDAINLEVELGSAKPVSEEGLVYDPEKCDFIGACAQICPNEAIRVVTKTGMKLPDQEEVDEGPSFAMCTRCGACASICPTGALKVSEMDKVVDGQVAKRERIEFSPALCNKCGECIEVCPYDMLKLTEDKVPLKGFCILCDQCISACPMNALSLK, translated from the coding sequence ATGATAGTAGTAAACAAAGAAGGCTGCATCAGATGCGGAGCTTGTGAGGGCGTATGTCCAACAGAAGCAATTGCAGTAACTCCTGAAGATGTGATTTACTGTGATATGTGTGCTGGTGAACCAGAACCAAAATGTGTGGTAACCTGTCCAACAGGTGCTTTAAAAGCAGAAGAAATGATGCTGGGCGACTCGGGCAATGCTCAAACTCGTATAGTGTTCAACCCTTCAGCGTGTAATGAATGTGGAGAATGTGTAGCTGTCTGTCCTCCAAATGTCTTAAAACTTGAAGAGGGAAAAGTCCAGAAAATTCCTTTACATGGATTCTGTGTAATGTGCCAGAAATGTGTTGATATCTGTCCAGTTGATGTAATAGGAGTAGAAGGTATTAAGGAGCCTAAAGTCATTGAAAAGGATATCACAGGACCTATAGCCATTATAGATTGTGTTGGTTGTGGAATGTGTGTCCCTGAATGTCCTGTAGATGCCATAACTCTTCCAGAATTAGGAGAATCTATTGAAATAGATGAGGATGCATGTATAAAATGTGGTATATGTGCTCAAACTTGCCCATGGAATGCAGTTTACATATCTGGTAAAGAGCCAGTCAAAAGAAGTAAAGAGATATTAGCATTTGATCTGGACAAGGAAACATGTATTGGATGTAATTTATGTGTTGAAGCGTGTCCAGGAGACTTTATTAAAGCCAGACCAGCAGATCTTTCAGTAGAACTTCCAAATATCTGTACAGCCTGTGGTTTGTGTGAGAAAGTTTGTCCTGTGGATGCTATAAATCTTGAAGTTGAATTAGGATCTGCCAAACCTGTCAGTGAAGAAGGACTTGTATACGACCCTGAAAAGTGTGATTTTATCGGTGCCTGTGCCCAGATATGTCCTAATGAAGCCATACGTGTGGTTACAAAAACTGGTATGAAACTGCCGGATCAAGAAGAGGTAGACGAAGGTCCATCCTTTGCAATGTGCACCCGATGTGGAGCATGTGCATCTATATGTCCTACTGGAGCCCTTAAAGTATCAGAGATGGACAAGGTCGTTGATGGTCAGGTTGCAAAAAGAGAAAGAATAGAGTTTAGTCCAGCATTATGTAATAAATGTGGGGAATGTATTGAAGTATGTCCTTACGATATGCTGAAACTCACCGAAGACAAGGTCCCGCTTAAAGGGTTCTGTATCCTTTGTGATCAGTGCATATCTGCCTGTCCAATGAATGCATTGTCTTTAAAATAG
- a CDS encoding DUF749 domain-containing protein — protein MFIATLVGIFKLEELPQEYAPFVRYKASLEDRDIDENEKIAILNIKGTQSYHALLLSSYQNITEIENELKEAHAKLNYNTKKILEGHL, from the coding sequence ATGTTCATTGCTACACTGGTTGGAATATTTAAATTAGAAGAATTACCTCAAGAATACGCCCCTTTTGTAAGATACAAGGCCTCTCTTGAAGATAGAGACATTGATGAAAACGAAAAAATTGCAATTTTAAATATAAAGGGTACACAAAGCTATCATGCCCTATTACTGAGCTCTTATCAGAATATTACAGAAATAGAAAACGAATTAAAAGAAGCCCATGCAAAACTTAATTATAACACGAAAAAAATTCTGGAAGGACATTTATGA
- a CDS encoding DUF2096 domain-containing protein, whose protein sequence is MKDLPVEQTWLVLVDLLTDLRKKEKQIPDEVTRNLRLAKSTINFYKSDPTNPEMMRELKRINDFLNSSQDTLIDIAEEVNIEYRDEWLQKLMRASRGEKVVEKQDISPRFVVGAPAGFSMVRVTFKEPLSEERLNDIAETHGVIIEFEEDDVVAIYGDKDNVKKSLKEIASFFKE, encoded by the coding sequence ATGAAGGATTTACCAGTAGAACAAACATGGCTGGTCCTTGTAGATCTTTTAACCGACCTTAGAAAAAAGGAAAAGCAGATTCCAGATGAAGTAACCAGAAATCTTAGACTGGCAAAAAGCACTATAAACTTCTATAAATCTGATCCCACTAATCCTGAAATGATGAGGGAACTTAAAAGAATTAATGACTTTTTAAACTCAAGTCAGGACACTCTTATTGACATTGCTGAGGAAGTTAATATCGAATACAGGGATGAATGGCTACAAAAACTGATGAGAGCATCAAGAGGAGAAAAAGTGGTTGAAAAACAGGATATTTCTCCCAGATTCGTGGTTGGTGCACCTGCAGGTTTTTCAATGGTTAGAGTTACTTTTAAAGAGCCACTATCTGAAGAAAGGTTGAATGACATTGCAGAAACCCACGGAGTTATAATTGAATTTGAAGAAGATGACGTGGTTGCAATTTATGGGGATAAAGACAATGTAAAAAAGAGTTTAAAGGAAATAGCTTCATTTTTCAAGGAATGA